One part of the Mariniblastus fucicola genome encodes these proteins:
- the ptsP gene encoding phosphoenolpyruvate--protein phosphotransferase, producing MRRGIAVSPGVAIGTAYVIHEIFVNPDTKRLEDTEITAELASYETARDKATADLRALEKKVDAQVGHDEATIFAVHQQILRDPAFTNKIRNWIVEEKMNAGAALHRLLGEYTAIFSKTKDAYLREKLDDIRDVIIRVSSHLKHSKSADKMVEGPLILVADELLPSQAVALGDFDVHGIVTQAGSQTSHAAIIARSRGIPAVSGVKNMLRKVKTGDTIVVDGRAGCVEVNPNAESLAAFRKLEREFFDLRDQLATNRDEKAQTKCGTELRLEANINGVSDAKAAAAMGASGIGLYRTEYLYLTHSDLPDEDEQYEVYRDIIAASPNHNVTIRTLDIGGDKTVAYLGHDHKEANPFMGWRSIRLSFEHPEFFNTQIRAIVRAASEFPQGTARIMFPMVTTVEELRKLRSMIRKAYKTLTARDIKVKELLFGMMLEVPAAAISIDTMLDLVDFVSIGSNDLVQYLMAADRDNPKVSHLCQPLAPPVLRVLKHVITACNESRTPVTVCGEMAGKPKAFLLLLGMGLRRFSMSPAFVPSIKQLASQISIEEAESIVATVMKFKTTAQVKKYMTRQIEQVAPNLAILDSN from the coding sequence ATGCGCAGAGGAATCGCAGTTTCACCTGGCGTGGCGATCGGGACCGCCTACGTCATCCACGAGATCTTCGTTAATCCCGACACGAAACGCCTCGAAGACACCGAGATTACCGCCGAACTGGCGAGTTATGAAACGGCTCGGGACAAGGCGACCGCTGACCTGCGCGCTCTGGAGAAAAAAGTCGATGCCCAGGTTGGCCATGACGAGGCAACGATCTTTGCCGTTCACCAACAAATTTTGCGTGATCCTGCGTTCACCAACAAGATTCGCAACTGGATCGTAGAAGAGAAAATGAACGCGGGAGCAGCTCTCCACCGGTTGCTTGGCGAGTACACCGCGATCTTTAGCAAGACCAAGGACGCTTATCTGCGGGAGAAGCTGGATGACATCCGCGACGTGATTATCCGCGTCAGCAGCCATCTGAAACACTCGAAATCGGCTGACAAGATGGTCGAAGGGCCTCTGATTCTTGTCGCGGACGAGCTGCTACCTTCGCAAGCAGTGGCTCTTGGCGATTTTGATGTCCATGGCATCGTGACTCAGGCCGGCAGCCAGACCAGCCACGCCGCGATTATCGCCAGGTCGCGCGGAATTCCGGCGGTCTCTGGCGTCAAGAACATGCTCCGCAAGGTCAAGACGGGCGACACGATCGTTGTCGATGGCCGCGCTGGATGCGTGGAAGTCAATCCGAACGCGGAATCGTTAGCGGCATTTCGAAAGCTGGAACGGGAGTTCTTTGACCTGCGCGACCAACTCGCGACCAACCGCGATGAGAAAGCTCAAACAAAATGTGGCACCGAGCTTCGCCTCGAAGCCAACATCAATGGCGTATCCGATGCGAAGGCTGCTGCCGCGATGGGAGCGTCTGGTATTGGCCTGTATCGAACGGAGTATCTGTATCTGACTCATAGCGATTTGCCAGACGAAGATGAGCAGTACGAAGTTTACCGCGACATCATTGCGGCCAGTCCGAACCACAATGTGACAATCCGGACTCTGGACATCGGCGGTGACAAAACGGTCGCCTATTTGGGGCACGACCATAAAGAAGCCAATCCGTTCATGGGCTGGCGGAGCATTCGTTTGTCTTTCGAGCATCCCGAGTTTTTCAATACCCAGATTCGGGCGATCGTTCGTGCCGCCAGTGAGTTCCCTCAAGGGACGGCCCGAATTATGTTCCCGATGGTGACGACGGTCGAAGAGTTGCGGAAACTTCGCTCGATGATTCGCAAAGCCTATAAAACTTTGACAGCGCGAGATATCAAGGTCAAGGAATTGCTGTTCGGGATGATGCTGGAAGTTCCCGCGGCGGCAATTTCAATCGACACGATGCTGGATCTGGTCGATTTCGTTTCGATTGGCTCAAACGATCTGGTTCAATACCTGATGGCGGCCGATCGCGACAATCCGAAAGTCAGTCACCTTTGTCAGCCGCTGGCTCCGCCGGTTCTTCGCGTGCTCAAGCACGTTATCACGGCGTGCAACGAGAGTCGTACTCCGGTGACCGTTTGCGGTGAGATGGCGGGTAAGCCGAAAGCGTTTCTGTTGTTGCTGGGGATGGGTTTGCGTCGGTTCAGTATGAGCCCTGCGTTTGTACCCTCGATCAAACAGTTGGCCAGTCAGATCTCGATTGAGGAAGCCGAGAGCATTGTCGCAACGGTGATGAAGTTCAAGACGACGGCTCAGGTCAAGAAGTACATGACCCGGCAAATCGAACAGGTGGCGCCGAACCTGGCAATTCTGGATTCGAATTAG
- a CDS encoding 3-hydroxyacyl-ACP dehydratase FabZ family protein translates to MRFSQLDRILELDKGASIKAVKCLSLSEEYLNDHFPRFPVMPGVLMLEAMFQASMWLVRESNDFEHSTVVLREAKSMKFQGFVQPGSSLVVDAEIKKVEDSITKLKVVGTIDGKASVSGRLTLESYNLADREGRDEAVDKYMIHQFRKFYRRLWAPIPA, encoded by the coding sequence ATGCGGTTCTCCCAACTCGACCGAATCCTCGAACTCGACAAGGGAGCGTCGATTAAAGCAGTCAAGTGCCTTTCGCTTTCGGAAGAGTATCTCAACGATCACTTTCCGCGGTTCCCGGTCATGCCGGGCGTCTTGATGCTTGAGGCCATGTTTCAGGCAAGCATGTGGCTGGTTCGAGAGAGCAATGACTTCGAACATTCCACGGTGGTTTTGCGCGAAGCCAAAAGCATGAAGTTCCAGGGCTTTGTTCAGCCTGGAAGCTCTCTGGTTGTCGATGCGGAAATCAAGAAAGTTGAAGATTCAATTACAAAACTCAAAGTCGTCGGTACGATCGACGGCAAGGCTTCCGTCTCAGGCAGATTGACTCTTGAGTCCTACAATCTGGCCGACCGCGAAGGTCGCGATGAAGCGGTCGACAAATACATGATCCACCAGTTCCGCAAATTTTATCGCCGCTTGTGGGCACCCATCCCTGCGTAA
- a CDS encoding acyl carrier protein, producing the protein MSVKEETYKKVSEVLIDALGVDDDEVTPEATMIGDLGAESIDFLDIVFKLEQTFGISIDREELFPDDILTSSEYLQDGKVTPEGVAKLKERMPFADLEKFEANPVVQDFANLLTVQDLCRFVEHKQA; encoded by the coding sequence ATGTCGGTCAAAGAAGAAACGTACAAAAAGGTTTCCGAAGTCCTTATCGATGCACTTGGCGTTGATGATGATGAAGTTACGCCTGAGGCCACCATGATCGGTGACCTTGGTGCAGAGTCGATCGACTTTCTGGACATCGTTTTCAAGCTGGAGCAAACGTTCGGTATCTCGATCGATCGCGAAGAACTTTTCCCCGACGACATCCTCACCAGCAGTGAGTATCTGCAAGACGGCAAGGTCACGCCTGAAGGTGTTGCCAAACTGAAAGAGCGGATGCCGTTCGCCGATCTGGAAAAGTTCGAAGCGAATCCTGTCGTTCAGGATTTTGCCAATTTGCTGACGGTTCAGGATCTGTGCCGTTTCGTTGAGCACAAACAGGCTTAG
- a CDS encoding hotdog family protein, whose protein sequence is MRWFWIDRFTEFVAGETAEAIKCISLSEEVVDEYSPCRTFLPASVIIEGIAQTGGLLLGQMSDFNDRIVLAKVTSSEFHFEAEPGTKLTYRVRITNNDEMGAMVEGTSHAGDRLQAKIDLMFARLDDERFKGVELFEPAEFCRMLRLLRLFEVGVYPDGSKVQIPDHMIEAEQAFLKIGV, encoded by the coding sequence ATGCGCTGGTTTTGGATTGATCGCTTCACTGAATTCGTAGCTGGCGAAACTGCCGAAGCGATCAAGTGCATTAGCCTCAGCGAAGAGGTCGTCGACGAGTATTCGCCATGTCGGACTTTCTTGCCGGCGTCGGTGATTATCGAAGGCATCGCTCAGACCGGTGGCTTGTTGTTGGGACAAATGAGCGATTTCAATGATCGTATCGTTTTGGCCAAAGTCACCAGCAGCGAATTTCATTTCGAGGCTGAACCCGGCACCAAATTGACTTACCGTGTCCGCATCACGAACAATGATGAGATGGGAGCGATGGTCGAAGGGACCTCGCACGCAGGCGACCGGCTTCAGGCCAAAATTGACCTGATGTTTGCGCGGCTCGATGACGAAAGATTCAAGGGAGTCGAGCTTTTCGAACCCGCAGAGTTTTGCCGGATGCTCAGGCTGTTGCGTCTGTTCGAAGTCGGAGTCTATCCGGACGGATCAAAAGTTCAGATCCCTGACCACATGATTGAAGCCGAACAGGCATTTCTTAAAATCGGCGTTTGA
- a CDS encoding beta-ketoacyl-[acyl-carrier-protein] synthase family protein, producing the protein MIAPTQRRRVVVTGVGVINPLGNDIETVWSALKEGKSGVGYTTIFDASKFPTRISAEIKNWDVSQAGEDPEKWKFRGRHTCFAAGAARQAFDASGVGDSIKDRRRFGVYMGSGEGNQDFYSFANMMAKSLDAEGKLDLVKFTRAGLDILNPVVELEQEPNMPPGHVAAMFDAQGPNANCLTACAASSQAIGEATEIIRRGEADVMLSGGTHSMIHPFGVTGFNLLTALSTNNDDPTGASRPFDRLRDGFVLGEGAAMVVLEELEHAKARGANIIGEIRGYGSTADAYRVTDIHPEGRGAIGCMRMALNDAGMTPEQIDYVNAHGTSTTVNDKVESKACREVFGERAGQVPVSSTKSMMGHLIAAAGATELIVCMMAIRDNILPPTINYENPDPLCDLDYVPNTAREANCNIALTNSFGFGGQNISVVVSGFED; encoded by the coding sequence ATGATTGCTCCTACCCAACGCCGCCGTGTGGTTGTCACCGGTGTCGGCGTCATCAACCCGCTTGGCAACGACATCGAAACCGTTTGGTCTGCTCTTAAAGAAGGCAAATCGGGCGTCGGCTATACGACGATTTTTGATGCCAGCAAATTCCCCACTCGAATCTCTGCAGAGATTAAAAACTGGGATGTCTCTCAAGCCGGTGAAGATCCTGAAAAGTGGAAATTCCGCGGGCGACATACCTGCTTCGCCGCCGGTGCTGCACGTCAGGCTTTCGATGCCTCGGGCGTCGGCGATTCCATCAAAGACCGCCGAAGGTTCGGTGTGTACATGGGCAGCGGTGAAGGCAACCAGGACTTCTACTCGTTCGCCAACATGATGGCCAAGTCGCTGGACGCGGAAGGTAAGCTCGATCTGGTCAAATTCACGCGAGCCGGACTCGACATCCTCAACCCGGTCGTGGAACTTGAACAGGAGCCCAACATGCCGCCGGGACATGTCGCGGCTATGTTTGATGCTCAGGGGCCCAACGCAAACTGCCTTACGGCTTGTGCGGCCAGCAGCCAGGCAATCGGAGAGGCCACAGAGATCATTCGCCGCGGCGAAGCAGATGTGATGCTTTCTGGTGGAACGCACAGCATGATCCACCCGTTTGGAGTAACCGGCTTCAATCTGCTGACAGCGCTTTCGACGAACAACGACGATCCGACCGGCGCGTCACGTCCTTTCGATCGACTTCGCGACGGGTTTGTCCTGGGAGAAGGCGCGGCCATGGTCGTGCTGGAAGAACTGGAACACGCTAAAGCCCGCGGCGCGAACATCATCGGCGAAATTCGGGGCTATGGCTCAACCGCTGACGCCTATCGTGTCACCGACATTCATCCAGAAGGCCGCGGTGCGATTGGCTGCATGCGAATGGCACTGAACGATGCCGGGATGACGCCAGAGCAAATCGACTATGTCAATGCTCACGGCACCAGCACAACGGTAAACGACAAAGTCGAATCGAAGGCCTGCCGCGAAGTGTTCGGCGAAAGGGCAGGGCAGGTTCCAGTTTCAAGCACCAAGAGCATGATGGGGCACTTGATCGCTGCCGCCGGCGCGACAGAATTGATTGTGTGCATGATGGCGATTCGCGACAACATTTTGCCACCGACCATCAACTACGAAAACCCGGATCCGCTTTGCGATTTGGACTACGTTCCCAATACCGCTCGCGAAGCGAACTGCAACATCGCGCTGACCAACAGCTTTGGTTTCGGCGGCCAGAACATTTCGGTTGTGGTTTCCGGCTTCGAAGACTGA
- a CDS encoding polysaccharide pyruvyl transferase family protein, translating to MPSVVLINDTSLYAPHFGCQLVGQTIREQLARTGTALIAAFPRKLNMSIARPYLDRADLVIINAEGTFHHGRHTELLDLARRWPCALINGVFQDNGDLPILEQFEYISMRESLSAAEVRSQGVLCKRIPDLLFASSMLRSVPNLDRDMELGITDNVLNKMSGFSPNGELAYESLKKIARCQKLCAGRFHAAIAAAVLRVPFSTWDSNTWKTRGLMQDIGLPQLHFQSQTEAIRNVPEIFDQKIDRFVESAQSKIETMFDTLSNIAKRNSVARRCKIAGSGLKIFRADDQTDSYRDAA from the coding sequence ATGCCCTCGGTTGTTCTGATCAACGATACCAGCCTCTACGCGCCGCATTTCGGCTGCCAATTGGTGGGGCAAACGATCAGGGAACAGCTTGCCAGAACCGGCACGGCACTGATCGCTGCATTTCCGCGAAAGTTGAACATGTCCATCGCACGTCCGTATTTGGACCGTGCCGATTTGGTCATCATCAACGCTGAAGGTACGTTTCATCACGGCAGACACACCGAACTGCTGGATCTGGCGCGACGCTGGCCCTGTGCGTTAATCAACGGCGTGTTTCAGGACAATGGAGACCTGCCGATCCTGGAGCAATTCGAATACATCTCGATGCGGGAAAGCCTCAGTGCGGCAGAGGTTCGGTCTCAGGGGGTGCTTTGTAAACGGATCCCGGACTTGCTGTTCGCGTCCTCAATGCTCCGATCGGTTCCGAATCTTGATCGTGACATGGAGCTTGGTATCACCGACAATGTGCTCAACAAGATGTCGGGCTTTTCGCCCAACGGCGAACTTGCGTATGAGTCGCTGAAAAAGATCGCTCGCTGCCAAAAACTGTGCGCCGGCCGATTCCATGCCGCCATCGCTGCAGCGGTGCTCCGCGTGCCGTTTTCAACATGGGACTCAAACACCTGGAAAACTCGTGGCTTAATGCAGGACATTGGCTTGCCACAGCTTCACTTCCAGTCGCAAACGGAAGCGATCCGAAACGTGCCAGAAATTTTCGATCAAAAGATCGATCGCTTTGTAGAATCCGCTCAATCGAAGATTGAGACCATGTTCGATACGCTATCGAACATCGCGAAACGGAACTCGGTCGCTCGGCGATGCAAAATCGCTGGTTCCGGATTGAAAATTTTCCGAGCCGACGACCAAACTGATTCGTATCGCGACGCAGCCTAA
- a CDS encoding endo-1,4-beta-xylanase, producing MDQTKQNRHLLAWAIAIVCMWANGGSAQAIRNGEFDEGLSWWLSRGGTTLAVSEDSHQTAGACLVTNRTDFWHGVSQPIDQASLEPGKDYYVEAWVKPVGDVSGTMRFLLFQVDDRGERGLKVGEGVAEPGQWVKMRGGFTFDPYGEIQHLILAIDGSEDDRHTFDFLVDSVTVTENEWRQEADDRIEQIRKRDVVLNFSRSNGKPVAGLSVGVEQVSHDFPFGSTLNWRFEQDEVYRDFFREHFDWATIEWHAQWRAVEFTQGQEDYSIADASIDFCEQNGIRVKGHALFWPAEQFRPPWLEALSDSQLMQAMDRRITDVVSRFQARLYAWDVNNEMLNHTFFQDRLGESIRSWMFQRAREVDPAAKLLVNEYGLENSEAKTIRYRELVESLGSNVDGVGFQSHFDGLASPMGIEIAMEQFQDSGLGIWFTEYDTVHPDPEKRAQSLEDFYRFVFSCPETEGIIMWGFWAGSHWRGADASLVDLDWTINAAGQRYFALMDEWTTESEGSTDGSGDFEFRGFLGSYLVTTTDDAGIVNYHLVPVSKGEGSLLANLATNAAHNSLSIYGTDENDLFELDLAQSELIYVNGSPVNFELPVEASGVRVVGLSGDDRLVIQASPELQNLLVTPSRMIVRGIGSVIRFHDLENVEVKAASLDSRVVLGDSPDDDTLNSFENITTLTNSQVALSVVGFGTVAAYSVRGQDTARVFDSAAVDQFTTDLESVNVKLGGRTRQVSGFAENLVESSIGYDTIEIRNSEVADSIDISSDAIVANLDQTDSRFHFNGFRRASLLAQEGSATAVHVVGTDTDETLRITSEESLYYGPGFRYSFEPYFAFEGLVDSAGNDRLVFRDSVANNVLSVSGDSTTISDGPLTHSFQFLDEVSAFSRAGGTDTATIDNPNASVRLVGDWHQPE from the coding sequence ATGGATCAGACAAAACAAAACAGGCATCTGCTGGCGTGGGCGATCGCGATCGTTTGCATGTGGGCCAATGGCGGGTCGGCTCAGGCGATTCGAAACGGAGAATTCGACGAAGGCCTCAGTTGGTGGTTGAGCCGCGGTGGCACGACGCTGGCCGTTTCCGAGGACAGTCACCAAACTGCTGGGGCATGTTTGGTCACGAATCGAACAGATTTCTGGCACGGAGTCTCTCAACCGATCGACCAAGCCAGCCTCGAACCTGGCAAGGACTATTACGTTGAAGCTTGGGTCAAACCTGTAGGTGACGTTTCGGGGACGATGCGATTCCTTCTGTTCCAGGTCGACGACCGCGGAGAGCGTGGGCTGAAAGTCGGCGAAGGGGTGGCTGAGCCCGGTCAGTGGGTGAAGATGCGGGGCGGATTTACATTTGATCCTTACGGAGAAATCCAGCACTTGATTCTCGCGATCGATGGCTCCGAGGACGATCGGCACACCTTCGATTTTTTGGTCGATTCTGTCACGGTAACTGAGAACGAATGGCGTCAGGAAGCCGATGATCGTATCGAACAGATCCGCAAACGCGATGTCGTGCTGAATTTTTCACGCAGCAACGGCAAACCGGTTGCCGGATTGTCGGTCGGCGTCGAGCAGGTGTCGCATGATTTTCCTTTCGGTTCAACATTGAACTGGCGATTCGAGCAGGACGAAGTCTACCGTGATTTCTTTCGTGAACATTTCGACTGGGCCACGATCGAGTGGCACGCTCAGTGGAGAGCTGTCGAGTTCACCCAGGGGCAGGAAGACTATTCAATTGCCGACGCGTCGATCGACTTTTGCGAGCAAAATGGAATTCGCGTCAAAGGCCACGCACTTTTTTGGCCGGCAGAGCAGTTTCGCCCTCCGTGGCTGGAGGCGCTTTCCGACAGTCAATTGATGCAGGCGATGGATCGGCGGATCACCGATGTGGTATCCCGCTTCCAGGCACGGCTGTATGCGTGGGACGTCAACAACGAGATGCTGAACCATACATTTTTCCAGGATCGACTGGGCGAGTCCATTCGTTCGTGGATGTTTCAGCGTGCTCGCGAAGTTGATCCCGCTGCGAAGTTGCTGGTCAACGAGTACGGTTTGGAAAATTCGGAAGCCAAGACGATTCGCTATCGGGAATTGGTCGAGTCGTTGGGGTCGAATGTGGACGGCGTCGGTTTTCAGTCTCACTTCGATGGTCTGGCGTCTCCCATGGGTATTGAAATCGCGATGGAGCAATTTCAGGATTCCGGTTTGGGGATTTGGTTCACGGAATACGATACCGTGCACCCGGACCCAGAAAAACGAGCCCAATCGCTGGAGGATTTCTACCGGTTTGTCTTTAGTTGTCCGGAAACCGAAGGAATCATTATGTGGGGTTTCTGGGCCGGTTCGCACTGGCGCGGTGCAGATGCCTCCCTCGTCGATCTTGACTGGACCATCAATGCTGCCGGGCAACGTTACTTTGCGTTGATGGACGAGTGGACGACGGAATCGGAAGGCAGTACTGATGGCTCAGGCGATTTCGAGTTCCGCGGCTTTCTCGGCAGTTACCTTGTGACGACGACCGATGATGCTGGCATCGTTAATTATCACCTGGTTCCAGTCAGCAAAGGCGAAGGTTCATTGTTGGCGAATCTTGCTACCAATGCGGCTCACAACTCGTTGAGTATTTATGGAACCGACGAGAACGACCTTTTTGAGCTCGATTTAGCCCAATCCGAATTGATCTACGTCAACGGTTCGCCGGTTAATTTCGAGCTTCCGGTCGAGGCATCTGGCGTCCGTGTTGTCGGACTGTCGGGAGATGATCGGCTCGTCATTCAGGCGTCACCGGAATTGCAGAATCTACTTGTTACTCCATCCCGAATGATCGTTCGTGGGATAGGATCTGTCATTCGGTTTCATGATTTGGAAAATGTCGAAGTCAAAGCGGCGTCGTTGGACAGTCGCGTGGTGCTCGGCGACTCACCCGATGATGACACTCTGAACTCGTTTGAGAACATCACGACATTGACCAATTCTCAAGTCGCTTTGAGCGTTGTTGGGTTCGGCACTGTGGCTGCCTATTCCGTTCGTGGGCAGGATACAGCCCGAGTTTTCGATAGCGCTGCGGTCGATCAATTCACAACTGATCTGGAATCCGTCAACGTCAAACTCGGTGGCCGTACACGGCAGGTTAGTGGGTTTGCAGAAAACTTGGTTGAATCGTCGATTGGCTACGACACCATCGAGATTCGAAATTCGGAAGTCGCGGATTCGATTGATATTTCATCGGATGCGATTGTGGCTAATTTGGACCAAACGGATAGTCGATTTCATTTCAATGGATTTCGACGCGCAAGTCTGCTCGCCCAAGAGGGAAGCGCAACTGCGGTTCATGTTGTTGGGACAGATACCGACGAGACGCTTCGGATTACTTCCGAAGAGAGTCTTTACTATGGACCCGGCTTTCGTTACAGCTTTGAGCCATACTTTGCGTTTGAAGGACTGGTCGACTCAGCTGGAAACGACCGATTGGTGTTTCGCGATTCTGTGGCGAACAACGTCCTTTCCGTCAGCGGTGATTCGACAACAATCTCAGACGGACCGTTGACACATTCGTTTCAGTTCCTCGATGAAGTTAGTGCTTTCAGTCGAGCCGGCGGAACGGACACTGCGACGATCGATAATCCGAACGCCTCGGTGCGATTGGTCGGCGACTGGCATCAGCCTGAGTAG
- the metG gene encoding methionine--tRNA ligase — MNPRKILVTAALPYANGPIHLGHLVEYIQTDIWARFQRLRGHEVLFVCADDTHGTAIMLRAQKEGRSEEEVIAESSEAHQRDFAGFGVSFDNYGSTHSDENRRLCGEIWQKIRDAGLVKEKQVEQLFDTEKETFLADRFVTGTCPKCGTPDQPGDNCSKCGETYSPVELIDPLSTISGTKPEVRIANHLFIELEQLHGFLNEWTQDSDSLQSEVANYLKGQFLGDELRDWDISRPAQYFGFEIPDSPGDYWYVWFDAPIGYMASTQQWCDANGSQIDDWWKNPECEIHHFIGKDIIYFHTLFWPGMLKTAGYSLPTKVRIHGFLTVDGEKMSKSKGTFIKAETYLKHLDPSALRYFYASKLGPNLDDIDLSLDEFQAKVDTDLVNKVVNLASRCAKFLQPTGLSTEWPDDGGLFEQAANSADEIAQAYEDCDYNKAMRLILAAADRANPFIENAAPWVLKKDESKAQELQDVCTIAINLFRQLAIFLAPVLPDLAEKTGDLLGDPITSWDQAQTPLLGTPINKFKHMMKRIDPKDIAKMTDETKAEHEAEHEAEAASGALSELAAKYNDSPQHLIDKPLSEECTFEDFIKVDLRVARVLQASHVEGADKLLQLTLGLGGDEQRNVFAGIKSAYDPADLEGRLVVMVANLKPRKMRFGMSEGMVCAAGGPEATEIYLLDPDDGAQPGQRVT; from the coding sequence ATGAACCCTCGCAAAATCCTTGTTACCGCAGCGCTTCCGTACGCGAACGGCCCGATCCACCTCGGACATCTGGTGGAATATATTCAGACAGACATTTGGGCGAGGTTCCAGCGTTTGCGTGGCCACGAAGTCCTGTTCGTCTGCGCGGACGACACGCACGGAACTGCGATCATGTTGCGGGCTCAGAAGGAAGGTCGCAGCGAAGAGGAAGTCATCGCCGAATCGAGCGAAGCTCATCAACGCGATTTTGCCGGGTTTGGAGTCAGCTTTGACAACTACGGCAGCACCCACAGTGATGAGAACCGAAGGCTGTGCGGTGAGATCTGGCAGAAGATTCGAGACGCCGGCCTGGTGAAAGAGAAACAGGTCGAGCAGCTTTTCGACACCGAAAAGGAAACCTTTCTGGCGGACCGGTTCGTTACGGGCACGTGCCCAAAGTGTGGCACGCCTGACCAACCGGGCGACAATTGCAGCAAATGCGGCGAGACTTATTCGCCAGTGGAGCTTATCGATCCGCTTAGCACCATTTCCGGAACCAAGCCGGAAGTGCGGATCGCGAACCACCTGTTCATTGAACTTGAACAGCTTCACGGATTTCTGAACGAGTGGACTCAGGACAGCGACAGCCTGCAGTCTGAGGTCGCCAATTACCTCAAGGGACAATTTCTCGGTGACGAACTTCGCGATTGGGATATATCCCGACCGGCCCAGTATTTCGGATTCGAGATCCCAGACAGCCCCGGCGACTACTGGTACGTCTGGTTCGATGCACCAATCGGTTATATGGCTTCGACGCAGCAATGGTGCGATGCAAACGGCTCGCAGATTGATGACTGGTGGAAGAATCCAGAGTGCGAAATCCATCACTTCATCGGCAAAGACATTATTTATTTTCACACGCTGTTCTGGCCGGGAATGCTTAAGACTGCGGGTTACAGCCTGCCGACGAAAGTTCGTATTCACGGTTTCTTGACCGTTGATGGCGAAAAGATGTCCAAGAGCAAGGGCACGTTTATCAAAGCGGAAACATATTTGAAGCATCTCGACCCGTCGGCGCTGCGATACTTCTACGCGTCGAAACTGGGGCCGAACCTCGATGACATTGACTTGAGTCTGGATGAGTTTCAGGCGAAAGTCGACACGGACCTGGTGAACAAAGTCGTTAATTTGGCATCACGTTGTGCCAAGTTTCTTCAGCCAACCGGTCTTTCAACTGAGTGGCCGGACGATGGCGGCCTGTTCGAACAAGCCGCAAATTCGGCTGACGAGATTGCTCAGGCTTACGAAGACTGCGACTACAACAAAGCCATGCGTCTGATTCTGGCGGCCGCTGATCGCGCCAACCCCTTCATTGAAAACGCCGCACCATGGGTACTGAAGAAAGACGAGAGCAAAGCTCAGGAACTGCAGGACGTTTGCACAATCGCAATCAACCTGTTCCGGCAACTGGCAATCTTCCTGGCGCCGGTTTTACCGGACCTTGCGGAAAAGACGGGCGATCTGCTCGGTGATCCGATCACTTCATGGGATCAGGCACAAACGCCGTTGTTGGGGACTCCGATCAACAAATTTAAACACATGATGAAACGAATCGATCCAAAGGATATCGCAAAGATGACTGACGAGACCAAAGCCGAACACGAAGCCGAACACGAAGCCGAAGCTGCTTCCGGAGCACTTTCCGAACTGGCTGCCAAGTACAACGATAGCCCGCAGCACCTGATCGACAAGCCGCTGTCGGAAGAGTGCACGTTTGAGGACTTCATCAAGGTCGACCTTCGCGTCGCCCGTGTCTTGCAAGCTTCTCATGTCGAAGGAGCTGACAAGCTGCTGCAACTAACGTTGGGGCTCGGCGGTGATGAACAGCGCAACGTTTTTGCCGGGATCAAATCCGCCTACGATCCCGCAGACCTGGAAGGGCGTCTGGTTGTGATGGTGGCCAACCTGAAGCCACGCAAGATGCGTTTTGGCATGAGCGAAGGCATGGTTTGCGCTGCCGGTGGACCGGAAGCGACTGAAATCTATCTTCTCGATCCCGATGACGGCGCTCAGCCTGGCCAGCGGGTGACCTAG
- a CDS encoding nuclear transport factor 2 family protein encodes MNKVLLALVGCLIFGFTSCGKPAPPVDKPVADEAEQSVITTLAIKQLDAYNRADLDGFCACYHADVRVFDGEEEKPPGIEAFRARYAKMFSKGGFGASVPTRVSLGKHCVDLEHWWRESGKRGEVLVRYTEKDGLIGTVQFLR; translated from the coding sequence ATGAACAAAGTACTTTTGGCTCTCGTCGGTTGCCTCATCTTTGGGTTCACGTCGTGTGGCAAGCCTGCGCCTCCCGTCGATAAGCCTGTTGCAGATGAAGCAGAACAATCAGTGATCACAACGCTTGCCATCAAACAGCTGGACGCGTACAACCGCGCCGATCTGGACGGGTTTTGTGCGTGTTACCATGCGGACGTTCGAGTATTCGACGGTGAGGAAGAAAAGCCGCCTGGTATTGAGGCGTTTCGGGCGCGTTACGCCAAGATGTTTTCCAAGGGTGGCTTCGGTGCGAGCGTGCCAACCCGCGTCTCCCTTGGGAAGCACTGCGTCGATCTGGAGCATTGGTGGCGTGAGAGTGGCAAACGTGGCGAAGTGCTTGTCCGCTATACCGAGAAAGATGGTTTGATTGGAACGGTCCAATTCCTGCGATGA